A DNA window from Mucilaginibacter xinganensis contains the following coding sequences:
- a CDS encoding phytoene/squalene synthase family protein: MKKKFDTLSATCSRETTRLYSTSFSLGIFFFNKEVRQPIHAIYGFVRLADEIVDSFHNYPKSQMLAELKKDCFTAIERGISINPVLNSFQQVVNQYGIQHDLISQFLSSMEMDLGEQSYTSEKYEEYIMGSAQVVGLMCLHVFTNGNNEEFERLKIPAMKLGSAFQKVNFLRDVNADYQELNRTYFPGVNLSAFSDENKRAIEQDILTELNEALNGIRLLPRSCRKGVYLAYVYYKQLFRKIARVPAERVMSERIRVSNGHKFYLMFDSLIRYKLNVL; encoded by the coding sequence ATGAAAAAAAAATTTGACACTTTATCTGCTACCTGCAGCAGGGAAACTACCCGGCTATACAGTACCAGCTTTTCACTGGGGATATTTTTTTTCAATAAAGAAGTCCGTCAACCCATACATGCTATCTATGGCTTTGTGAGGCTTGCAGACGAGATAGTGGATAGCTTTCATAATTATCCAAAATCGCAAATGCTTGCGGAACTAAAGAAAGATTGCTTTACGGCTATTGAACGGGGCATTAGTATCAACCCGGTACTCAATTCGTTTCAGCAGGTAGTAAATCAATACGGCATACAGCACGATTTGATCAGTCAGTTCTTAAGCAGTATGGAAATGGATCTGGGAGAGCAGTCATACACGTCGGAGAAATATGAGGAATACATTATGGGATCAGCACAGGTTGTGGGCTTAATGTGCCTTCATGTTTTTACTAATGGAAATAATGAGGAATTTGAACGCTTAAAAATACCGGCAATGAAACTGGGGTCGGCGTTCCAAAAAGTGAATTTCCTTAGGGATGTTAATGCGGATTACCAGGAATTAAACCGAACATATTTTCCAGGTGTTAATCTCTCGGCGTTTTCTGATGAAAACAAGCGTGCTATTGAACAGGATATCTTAACAGAACTAAATGAGGCGTTAAACGGAATAAGGCTATTGCCGCGCTCATGCCGTAAAGGGGTTTACCTGGCTTATGTATATTACAAACAGCTTTTTCGAAAGATTGCCAGGGTGCCTGCTGAAAGGGTGATGTCAGAACGGATACGGGTATCTAACGGCCACAAATTTTATTTAATGTTTGATTCTCTAATCAGGTACAAATTAAATGTACTATGA
- a CDS encoding phytoene desaturase family protein — protein MPKPYKTPTNFPDAAKSSVAVIGSGFSGLSAAAYLAKAGYGVNVYEKNAEAGGRARQLIDNGYTFDMGPSWYWMPEVFEHFFNDFGYKAADFYELEQLDPGFTIVFGKDDVMNVPADYTALEALFESIEHGSARQLSLFLDEAGYKYQTGMNKLVHKPGLSLLEFADWDLIRGVFKLQVFTSFSKHVRRFFKDPRLITLMEFPVLFLGAMPEDTPALYSLMNYAGLKLGTWYPKGGFGKVIDGMKKVCEAQGVVFHTNSPVNHLHVENRQINKISTRYGDSSYDGVIAAADYHHVESQLLDAELRNYDEGYWDKRVMAPSSLIFYLGVTRKIEKLEHHTLFFDADLKLHAIEIYKDPQWPTKPLFYVCCPSKSDDGLAPEGHENLFILMPLAPGIEDTEALREEYFGLIMDRLEDYCSMDIRAALDYKKSYCVKDFTTDYNSFKGNAYGLANTLMQTAHLKPSIKNKKVKNLFYAGQLTVPGPGVPPSIISGKVSAQLLIQYLNKK, from the coding sequence ATGCCAAAGCCCTATAAAACTCCTACTAATTTTCCTGATGCTGCTAAGTCGTCGGTAGCTGTAATCGGTTCCGGCTTTTCCGGCCTGAGTGCCGCAGCATACCTAGCCAAAGCAGGTTACGGCGTAAATGTTTATGAAAAGAACGCTGAAGCAGGCGGTCGCGCACGGCAACTGATTGACAACGGTTATACTTTCGATATGGGCCCAAGCTGGTATTGGATGCCCGAAGTATTTGAGCATTTCTTTAATGACTTCGGTTATAAGGCGGCAGACTTTTATGAATTAGAACAGCTTGATCCGGGATTTACCATCGTCTTTGGTAAAGATGATGTTATGAATGTACCTGCAGATTATACCGCTTTGGAAGCCCTGTTTGAATCCATTGAACATGGAAGTGCCCGGCAACTTTCGCTTTTTTTAGATGAAGCTGGTTATAAATACCAAACGGGCATGAATAAACTGGTTCACAAACCAGGTCTTTCGCTATTGGAATTTGCTGACTGGGATTTGATCAGGGGCGTATTTAAATTGCAGGTATTCACATCTTTCAGCAAACACGTGCGGCGTTTTTTTAAAGATCCGCGACTGATCACTTTAATGGAGTTTCCGGTTCTCTTTCTTGGCGCTATGCCTGAAGATACCCCTGCCTTATATAGCCTGATGAACTATGCCGGGCTAAAACTTGGCACCTGGTATCCTAAAGGCGGCTTTGGTAAAGTTATTGATGGCATGAAGAAAGTATGTGAGGCACAAGGGGTAGTTTTCCATACCAATTCCCCGGTGAACCATCTTCACGTCGAAAACCGGCAAATCAATAAAATCAGTACCAGATACGGAGATAGCAGTTATGACGGCGTAATTGCTGCTGCAGATTATCACCACGTTGAATCACAACTACTTGACGCTGAACTTAGAAATTATGATGAAGGTTACTGGGATAAACGGGTGATGGCTCCGTCAAGCCTGATCTTTTACCTGGGCGTAACCCGTAAGATTGAAAAGCTCGAACATCACACTTTGTTTTTCGACGCCGATTTAAAGTTGCATGCTATAGAGATCTACAAAGATCCTCAATGGCCAACCAAGCCGCTTTTTTATGTTTGCTGTCCCTCAAAGTCAGACGATGGCCTGGCACCGGAAGGGCACGAAAATTTATTTATACTCATGCCGCTGGCACCCGGTATTGAAGATACCGAAGCGCTGCGTGAAGAATATTTCGGACTGATCATGGACCGCCTGGAGGATTATTGCAGCATGGATATCAGAGCGGCACTTGACTATAAAAAAAGCTATTGCGTTAAGGATTTCACAACCGATTATAATTCTTTTAAAGGGAACGCGTATGGTTTAGCCAATACGCTGATGCAAACAGCTCATTTGAAACCATCCATCAAAAACAAGAAAGTAAAAAATCTTTTTTATGCAGGGCAACTCACCGTACCAGGACCGGGAGTGCCTCCTTCTATTATATCTGGTAAAGTATCCGCTCAATTACTTATACAATACCTAAATAAAAAATGA
- the folE gene encoding GTP cyclohydrolase I FolE, with amino-acid sequence MINNNAVNHLTIEQGITDFEHEHYNAAFNTPIRPDAFEMDDDTKMEMIAKHFKGIMQVLGMDLNDDSLKDTPKRVAKMYVKEIFSGLNPANKPEPTLFKNPFQYKQMLVERNIAVFSNCEHHFVPIVGKAHVAYISNGHVIGLSKLNRIVQYCSQRPQVQERLTMQIANMLKEALGTEDVAVIVDAHHHCVSSRGIRDAGSTTLTAEYSGQFLVTETKNEFLKHIAS; translated from the coding sequence ATGATAAATAACAATGCAGTAAATCACTTAACAATTGAGCAGGGTATAACTGACTTTGAGCACGAACACTACAACGCTGCCTTTAATACCCCGATTCGGCCCGATGCATTTGAAATGGATGACGATACCAAAATGGAAATGATCGCTAAACACTTTAAAGGTATAATGCAGGTACTGGGAATGGATTTGAACGACGACAGTTTGAAAGACACGCCGAAGCGGGTAGCGAAAATGTACGTAAAAGAAATATTCAGCGGCCTGAATCCTGCGAATAAGCCCGAGCCAACATTATTTAAAAACCCGTTTCAATACAAACAAATGCTGGTAGAAAGAAACATTGCCGTATTTAGCAATTGCGAGCACCATTTTGTGCCAATCGTTGGAAAAGCGCATGTAGCTTATATCAGCAATGGGCATGTTATTGGCTTGTCAAAACTGAACAGAATTGTCCAATATTGCTCACAAAGACCGCAGGTGCAGGAAAGGCTAACCATGCAGATTGCCAATATGCTGAAAGAAGCTTTGGGTACGGAGGATGTGGCGGTGATTGTTGATGCGCACCATCACTGTGTATCCAGCCGGGGTATCAGGGATGCAGGCAGTACAACCCTTACTGCCGAGTACAGCGGGCAATTTTTAGTTACAGAAACAAAAAATGAATTTTTAAAGCACATAGCATCATGA
- a CDS encoding NAD(P)/FAD-dependent oxidoreductase, with the protein MKKDAEVIIIGAGLAGLTAAKVLKEAGKAVLVLEASNEVGGRVRTDEVDGFLLDRGFQVFLTAYPEAKRFLDYNALDLCRFDPGALILNRSGITRIGDPIRQPSSLMSTLLSSAATFTDKLRMLRLKLKLGQKSIEDIFSDKEITTVAYLKKEGFSGTIMNQFFRPFMTGIFLEDQLSTSSRMFEFVFKMFSGGDAAIPAKGMGMIPKQLAACLSSDEILFSQRVFAVEDGVATTTSGSTYNADFILIATDQLNSPISDTKQVKGHHSVSNMYFTARQMPFRLPLITLNTLPGKLVNNIAVMNRISPGYSKNGDALISLSLIGDHSKADEIELQESVISELKFWYPKAVSWKHLKTYHIKYALPNDDQVSNEPDYKAMRLDAQCFVCGDYLMNGSINAAMKSGRLAAEAIINTMR; encoded by the coding sequence ATGAAAAAAGATGCTGAAGTAATTATCATTGGCGCAGGTTTAGCCGGCTTAACTGCCGCCAAAGTCTTAAAGGAGGCTGGCAAAGCGGTTTTGGTACTTGAAGCGTCCAACGAGGTGGGCGGCAGGGTACGAACAGATGAAGTGGATGGTTTCCTGCTTGACCGTGGTTTCCAGGTTTTCTTGACTGCTTACCCCGAAGCAAAGCGTTTTTTAGACTACAACGCACTGGACCTTTGCAGGTTTGACCCCGGCGCATTAATTCTGAACAGGAGCGGCATTACCAGAATAGGCGATCCGATCAGGCAGCCGAGCTCCCTGATGAGTACCCTATTATCATCAGCAGCAACGTTTACGGATAAATTACGCATGTTACGTCTGAAGCTGAAACTCGGCCAAAAAAGCATTGAAGATATATTTTCAGACAAAGAAATCACGACCGTAGCCTATCTGAAAAAAGAAGGGTTTAGCGGAACAATCATGAATCAGTTTTTCCGCCCTTTCATGACCGGCATTTTTTTGGAAGATCAGTTAAGTACATCAAGCCGGATGTTTGAATTTGTGTTTAAAATGTTTAGCGGGGGCGACGCTGCTATACCAGCAAAAGGGATGGGTATGATCCCTAAACAATTAGCAGCGTGCCTTTCTTCGGATGAAATCCTGTTTAGCCAGCGCGTATTTGCAGTCGAAGACGGTGTTGCGACCACTACCAGCGGATCAACTTACAATGCTGACTTTATCCTCATAGCTACCGATCAGTTGAATTCGCCCATTAGCGATACAAAACAGGTTAAAGGGCACCATTCCGTAAGCAATATGTATTTTACTGCCAGGCAGATGCCTTTTAGGTTGCCATTAATTACGTTAAATACTTTACCAGGAAAACTGGTGAACAATATTGCGGTAATGAACCGTATCTCGCCTGGCTATTCTAAAAATGGTGACGCACTGATATCGTTGTCACTTATCGGTGATCATTCCAAAGCGGATGAAATAGAATTGCAGGAAAGTGTGATCTCGGAACTAAAATTCTGGTATCCGAAAGCTGTTAGCTGGAAACATTTGAAAACCTACCATATTAAATATGCCTTACCAAATGATGACCAGGTGAGCAATGAGCCGGACTATAAAGCGATGAGGTTAGACGCCCAATGTTTTGTTTGCGGCGATTACTTGATGAATGGCTCGATTAATGCAGCTATGAAAAGCGGGAGACTGGCTGCGGAGGCTATTATAAATACAATGCGTTAA
- the idi gene encoding isopentenyl-diphosphate Delta-isomerase: MKESVMIVNADGQAWGTMDKMAAHVTGTLHRAFSVFIFNSKGQLLLQQRALDKYHSGGLWTNTCCSHPRLGETTPDAAHRRLKEEMGMDCELTELFQFTYRHEFDNGLIEHEYDHVFIGKSDTLPQPDPAEVAGFKYMDTDLLVLELIERPNEYTAWFKLCLDKVIESYHQIN; the protein is encoded by the coding sequence GTGAAAGAAAGTGTAATGATTGTGAACGCCGACGGCCAGGCATGGGGGACAATGGATAAAATGGCCGCTCACGTAACGGGAACGCTTCATCGCGCTTTCTCGGTATTTATTTTTAACAGCAAAGGGCAATTGTTGCTGCAACAAAGAGCCCTTGATAAATATCATTCCGGCGGGTTATGGACTAATACCTGTTGCAGTCACCCGCGTTTGGGCGAAACAACCCCTGACGCTGCGCATCGCCGCTTAAAAGAAGAAATGGGAATGGATTGTGAACTGACGGAACTATTTCAGTTTACCTACCGCCATGAATTCGATAACGGGCTCATTGAACACGAGTACGATCATGTATTCATTGGAAAAAGCGACACGCTTCCCCAGCCAGACCCGGCTGAAGTGGCCGGTTTTAAATACATGGATACCGATCTTTTAGTCCTTGAGTTAATTGAACGGCCCAATGAATATACGGCCTGGTTTAAACTATGCCTGGATAAGGTTATAGAAAGTTATCATCAAATAAATTAA
- a CDS encoding sterol desaturase family protein has translation MNLLINIAIVLVTFTGMEGVAWLTHKYIMHGIFWPLHRDHHLKEHYGFLERNDFFFLIFAVPGIASLAAGTFYHLPVWTCIGTGITLYGACYFFVHDLFIHQRIKVLRNSENRYLKSIRRAHKMHHKHTGKYNGESFGMLWVSMKYFRNTQKNSSS, from the coding sequence ATGAATCTGCTTATTAACATTGCTATTGTTTTAGTCACCTTCACCGGGATGGAAGGCGTAGCCTGGTTAACACATAAATACATTATGCATGGCATTTTTTGGCCACTGCACAGAGATCATCATCTTAAGGAACATTATGGTTTCCTTGAACGAAATGACTTTTTCTTCCTGATATTTGCCGTGCCTGGTATTGCCTCGCTGGCCGCCGGCACCTTTTATCACTTGCCGGTATGGACCTGCATTGGCACAGGTATAACCCTTTACGGCGCCTGTTACTTTTTTGTGCATGACCTGTTTATTCATCAACGGATCAAGGTGCTTCGTAATTCAGAAAACCGGTATTTAAAAAGCATCAGACGGGCCCATAAAATGCACCATAAACACACCGGGAAATATAATGGAGAAAGCTTTGGGATGCTTTGGGTTTCCATGAAATACTTCCGTAATACACAAAAAAACAGTTCGTCATGA
- a CDS encoding YciI family protein yields the protein MNEYALIMRHEDGTKIASPEQMQIWMKQTMDWIGSIAAQNKFVSGTGLPFDDALVVHSNNMVTNGPFGEIKETIGGFVIVKAESAHEAAEFAKGCPVLQGEGNTMEVRRIAKNDGTHQKFKRPL from the coding sequence ATGAACGAGTACGCTTTAATTATGAGGCACGAGGATGGCACGAAGATCGCCTCGCCGGAACAAATGCAAATCTGGATGAAACAAACAATGGACTGGATAGGCAGTATTGCCGCCCAAAACAAGTTTGTTAGTGGCACGGGACTGCCTTTTGACGACGCCCTTGTGGTACACTCAAATAATATGGTTACCAACGGTCCTTTTGGCGAGATCAAGGAAACGATAGGCGGGTTTGTTATAGTTAAAGCCGAATCTGCACATGAAGCGGCTGAATTTGCAAAAGGCTGCCCGGTTTTGCAAGGCGAAGGGAACACGATGGAAGTGCGCCGCATCGCCAAAAATGATGGAACACACCAAAAGTTTAAAAGGCCGCTGTAG
- a CDS encoding SDR family NAD(P)-dependent oxidoreductase: MNFEGKNILVVGGSSGIGLSLVKLLHRQNANVYVISRSASEEWPDDVKFLQADVTGNIDTVETFLPQQLHGLVYSVGSITLKPFNRLTIEDFLNDYQLNVLGAARIIQQAIKSLKNAGGSSIVLISSVAAKTGMPYHASIAAAKGAVEGMAITLAAELAFQQIRVNVVAPSLTDTPLAQNLLSSPEKREVSAKRHPLGKIGRPEDIGNLIAFLLSDESSWMTGQVIGLDGGLGKLKTN, from the coding sequence ATGAACTTTGAAGGAAAAAATATCCTGGTAGTGGGCGGCAGTTCAGGCATCGGACTGTCACTAGTTAAGCTGCTTCACCGTCAAAATGCAAACGTGTATGTGATATCGCGGTCCGCTTCTGAAGAATGGCCGGATGATGTTAAATTCCTGCAGGCAGATGTTACCGGTAATATTGATACTGTAGAAACATTCTTACCCCAGCAATTACACGGGCTGGTGTACTCGGTTGGCAGCATAACCCTTAAACCATTTAACCGCTTGACCATAGAAGATTTTCTGAATGATTATCAGCTGAATGTTTTAGGTGCAGCGCGGATAATTCAGCAAGCCATTAAATCCCTTAAAAATGCCGGCGGATCATCAATTGTTTTGATCAGTTCTGTTGCGGCCAAAACCGGGATGCCTTACCACGCCAGCATTGCCGCTGCAAAAGGGGCAGTTGAAGGAATGGCAATCACACTGGCCGCCGAACTGGCTTTTCAGCAGATCCGGGTAAATGTGGTAGCGCCATCATTAACCGATACGCCATTGGCTCAAAACCTGCTAAGTTCACCCGAAAAACGGGAAGTATCTGCCAAACGACATCCTTTGGGAAAGATAGGCCGACCGGAAGATATAGGCAATCTGATCGCGTTTTTATTGTCAGACGAAAGTAGCTGGATGACTGGCCAGGTGATAGGATTAGACGGTGGTTTGGGTAAGTTAAAAACAAATTGA
- a CDS encoding flavin reductase family protein yields MISLTGEQIAEMEKQYRISLINSLIGYRSLNLLGTTSNDGITNLCLISSTFHLGANPPLVGLVIRPEREHNDTLRNIKSTGQYTLNNVLPEWYMQAHQTSASYPSGLSEFDACGFKKQYVKDFKAPFVGNSNVRIGLELREVIDMEINGTTIVIGEIVRILTDDSLIAEDGTVDHSKAETMTAAGLDTYFLPQPVGRLAYAKPGIEPHLLKDNTRSLI; encoded by the coding sequence ATGATCAGTTTAACAGGCGAGCAAATCGCTGAAATGGAAAAACAATACAGAATAAGCCTGATCAACAGCTTAATTGGTTACAGGTCTTTAAATCTGCTGGGTACCACCAGTAATGATGGCATCACTAATTTATGCCTAATTAGCTCCACTTTTCACCTGGGTGCAAACCCGCCTCTTGTTGGCCTGGTGATACGCCCGGAACGTGAACATAATGATACACTACGAAACATAAAATCGACCGGGCAATATACTTTAAACAACGTACTGCCCGAATGGTACATGCAGGCGCACCAAACCAGTGCAAGTTATCCATCGGGGTTGTCTGAATTTGATGCCTGTGGTTTCAAAAAACAATATGTTAAAGACTTTAAAGCACCTTTTGTTGGTAATTCCAATGTCCGGATAGGTCTTGAACTTCGCGAGGTTATCGATATGGAAATCAATGGTACGACCATAGTTATAGGTGAGATTGTCCGAATCTTAACCGACGATTCTTTGATTGCCGAAGATGGAACGGTAGATCACAGCAAAGCAGAAACGATGACTGCAGCCGGGTTAGATACGTATTTTCTTCCGCAACCCGTTGGGCGCCTGGCTTATGCCAAACCAGGCATTGAACCTCATTTATTAAAAGATAATACCAGGTCGCTGATATAA
- a CDS encoding lycopene cyclase domain-containing protein, with product MKSTYLLIDLFSVLVPFIFSFHPRLKFYQRWQALFPAMIATGIIFIAWDMYFTHLKIWGFNSAYLTGAYIGNLPVEEVLFFLCIPYSCLFTYTCLNSMIKVSVSKKAQSIISLSLIGLSVFMAIRFHTLDYTCAAFAALAILIFTAQYILKVTWIFKFYVTYLVLLLPFLIVNGLLTGTGLESPIVWYNTAHIINLRILTIPFEDIFYGMGLILLNIMIYSGLSARVYQKRKSRRRSFINATNQSYTNANTIS from the coding sequence ATGAAATCAACATATCTCCTGATCGATCTTTTTTCGGTATTGGTTCCCTTCATATTCTCGTTTCACCCGCGGCTAAAATTCTACCAACGCTGGCAGGCGCTTTTTCCTGCTATGATTGCTACGGGTATAATTTTTATAGCCTGGGACATGTATTTTACCCATTTAAAAATATGGGGATTTAACAGCGCGTATTTAACCGGAGCATATATTGGAAACCTGCCTGTTGAAGAGGTACTCTTCTTTTTATGTATCCCTTATTCGTGCTTATTTACCTATACCTGTTTAAATAGCATGATAAAAGTGAGTGTTTCTAAAAAGGCACAATCCATCATTAGCTTATCTTTAATAGGTTTATCTGTCTTTATGGCGATACGTTTTCATACGCTTGATTACACCTGCGCTGCTTTTGCGGCATTGGCGATATTAATATTCACGGCACAATACATTTTAAAGGTAACCTGGATTTTTAAGTTTTATGTAACATATCTGGTGTTGCTGCTGCCTTTTTTAATTGTAAATGGCTTACTGACAGGAACAGGTCTGGAAAGCCCGATCGTTTGGTATAACACAGCACACATTATTAACCTGCGGATTTTAACGATTCCTTTTGAAGATATATTTTACGGGATGGGTCTGATCTTGCTGAATATTATGATCTACTCGGGGCTAAGTGCAAGGGTATATCAAAAGCGCAAAAGCCGGAGAAGATCTTTTATAAATGCTACCAATCAATCATATACTAACGCTAACACAATTTCATGA
- a CDS encoding RNA polymerase sigma factor, with product MDQQELIPHLFRSEYRKIVSVLCRRFGFDQLEIAEDITSETFLTAAQTWGCKGLPENPVAWLYGVAKNKAKNHLQRDLTFQTKVAPQVRSNFTERYESDIDLSPQNISDSQLQMMFAICHPSIPPEAQIGLSLRILCGFGIDEISEAFLSNRETINKRLYRAREKLRTEQIKIELPGRAEIDKRLDAVLTTIYLLFNEGYYSVSQNQVLRQDLCFEAIRLCQMLAANKHTNKPPVNALLALMYFHASRFDARVNETGGIILYDDQDTSLWNAEMIFKGGYYLHRSASGDTLSKYHLEASIAYWSTQKTDTKEKWESILQLYNRYLQIAYSPVAALNRTYALAKAKGKQQAIVEAEKLNLTGNQFYFALLGELYTGIDDQKAKTNFQKALAISKTPADKKIILKKIDALGE from the coding sequence ATGGATCAACAGGAATTAATACCACATTTATTCAGGTCGGAATACCGAAAAATTGTCTCTGTATTGTGCAGGCGCTTTGGATTCGACCAATTGGAGATAGCTGAGGATATTACCAGCGAAACCTTCCTTACCGCCGCGCAAACCTGGGGCTGCAAGGGCCTGCCCGAAAACCCTGTTGCGTGGTTGTATGGCGTCGCCAAAAACAAAGCAAAAAATCATCTGCAGCGCGATTTAACCTTCCAAACTAAAGTAGCGCCGCAAGTCAGGAGCAATTTTACAGAACGCTATGAAAGTGACATAGACTTATCGCCGCAAAACATCAGCGACAGCCAGTTACAAATGATGTTCGCCATTTGCCATCCTTCCATCCCACCCGAGGCGCAGATAGGTTTATCACTTCGCATCCTTTGCGGGTTTGGCATTGATGAGATTTCCGAGGCTTTTCTAAGCAACAGGGAAACGATCAACAAGCGCTTATACCGGGCCCGGGAAAAACTTCGTACGGAACAAATAAAAATAGAACTTCCGGGTAGAGCAGAAATTGACAAGCGGCTGGACGCAGTACTGACAACAATTTACCTGCTGTTTAACGAGGGCTACTATTCGGTTAGCCAAAATCAAGTTCTTCGCCAGGATCTTTGTTTCGAGGCCATCAGGCTCTGTCAAATGCTGGCAGCCAATAAGCACACGAACAAGCCCCCGGTTAATGCCTTGCTTGCGTTGATGTATTTTCACGCATCGCGGTTTGATGCGCGGGTAAATGAAACCGGCGGGATTATTTTATATGACGATCAGGACACCAGCTTGTGGAACGCCGAGATGATCTTCAAGGGTGGCTATTATTTACACAGATCAGCAAGTGGCGATACACTTTCAAAATACCACCTGGAGGCCTCCATCGCCTACTGGAGCACCCAAAAGACTGATACTAAAGAGAAATGGGAAAGTATATTGCAGCTGTATAATCGTTATTTGCAGATCGCTTATTCGCCGGTGGCGGCACTTAACCGCACCTATGCCCTGGCGAAAGCAAAAGGTAAGCAGCAAGCGATTGTTGAAGCTGAGAAATTGAACCTGACAGGCAATCAATTTTATTTTGCCCTGTTGGGTGAGCTTTATACAGGCATTGATGACCAGAAAGCGAAAACGAATTTCCAAAAAGCACTCGCTATCTCAAAAACCCCGGCAGATAAAAAAATCATTCTGAAAAAGATAGATGCGCTAGGGGAATAA
- a CDS encoding oxygenase MpaB family protein, which yields MMTDHRIYNDEFLDAKRLLGDVPADEFIKHVFADPERKKQLQQWMSGKSGTEHLNLLKATFPGFTFIDKAAELPPWAEPKLMNAGSIFFARHSEIIMSLLGLLSLPYCYTAANGAMVLYLSELIRKQTTKRLYDTAVFVWEVMGPDAFSEDGKAFEEALKVRIMHAAVRYYTLQMDKWDYSWGLPVNQEDMAGTNLSFSLIVIRGLRMLGYSVSQTDQAAFMHAWAVIGYLTGLNQDLIPQNTKMAQQLDSAIKKRQFSISTHGQELTQSLKEHILAVNKSKATANDILGLMRYLLGKEIANMLAIDAPELPAYKLTLIRTINLLKSFKPDGNSKAIYHKAYAAFKIQNPELNKRN from the coding sequence ATGATGACCGACCACAGAATTTATAATGACGAATTTTTAGACGCTAAAAGATTATTAGGCGACGTGCCTGCCGATGAATTTATAAAGCATGTTTTTGCAGATCCTGAAAGAAAAAAGCAATTACAGCAATGGATGAGCGGTAAGTCCGGAACGGAACATTTAAACTTATTAAAAGCCACGTTTCCAGGTTTTACTTTTATAGATAAAGCTGCTGAGCTGCCACCATGGGCTGAACCAAAATTAATGAACGCCGGTTCTATTTTTTTTGCCAGGCATTCTGAGATCATCATGAGTTTGCTGGGTTTGCTGTCACTACCCTATTGTTATACTGCCGCTAACGGCGCAATGGTGTTGTATCTATCTGAACTAATTCGCAAGCAAACAACCAAACGGCTTTATGATACAGCTGTTTTTGTTTGGGAAGTAATGGGACCGGATGCCTTTAGCGAAGATGGAAAAGCATTTGAAGAGGCATTGAAAGTGCGTATTATGCACGCTGCAGTTCGCTATTACACGCTTCAAATGGATAAATGGGATTACTCGTGGGGTTTACCAGTTAACCAGGAAGATATGGCCGGAACCAATCTTTCTTTCTCCCTGATCGTGATTCGCGGGTTGCGGATGCTTGGCTACAGTGTTAGCCAAACTGACCAGGCCGCGTTTATGCACGCTTGGGCTGTAATTGGTTATTTGACCGGATTGAATCAAGACCTCATACCCCAAAATACAAAAATGGCGCAGCAACTGGATAGTGCTATTAAAAAACGTCAGTTTTCAATATCAACACATGGGCAAGAACTTACCCAATCTTTGAAAGAACATATCCTGGCCGTTAATAAAAGCAAAGCCACTGCAAATGACATACTGGGATTAATGCGCTATTTGCTTGGAAAAGAAATTGCCAATATGCTTGCTATAGATGCCCCGGAGTTGCCGGCCTATAAACTCACCCTGATCAGGACAATAAATTTGCTAAAAAGCTTTAAACCGGACGGCAATAGTAAAGCAATTTACCATAAGGCCTATGCCGCGTTCAAAATTCAGAACCCGGAACTAAATAAAAGAAATTAA